The genomic window GCTGACTACCAAATCATCAAGAACATCCCTCATGCCAGATTCGTTCAAGCGAGACATCGCCCAGTCAAATGCCCCGACACCGGGCAGTATAATCTTTTCTGCAGGGCGTAACTCTTCAGGAGTTGCAGCAATCGAAGCATCAATATTCAAACGTTTATAGATGTTGGCAAACGCATTGATATTGCCAAGACCATAATCAACAATAGAAATCATCACCGTTCGTTTCTTCTCTCTTACTCCTAACTCCTTACTCCTAAACTCCTAACTAACTTAGTCACCGCTTCCCCCCAAGTTCCAGCCCAGCAAACTTCATCAATCTAGAACCCACCGCATAAATACTCTCCTGAGACTTATAATCTTTATAAGATTTATTAGGCCCATCCATATATCCCTGCAATTCCTCTACAGATATTCCAAGCTTTGTTGCCACATACTCAAAGTCCTGAGATATAGTATCTTCATCATAAGGAAGTTTTGATAACCTTTCCAGGGCCTCTTCTCTCGTCATTTGATTGGTCAGTATCAGACTGGAGAACTGCACTTTCCTTGTGTCATACCCGAACTTCCTGGGAAGCCAGTAGCCTTCATAAAACTTAGTGAATCTTGATTCAAAATGTTTTTGAGGGTATGGCTGCCAGCCAAAGTTATCTACCAATAGCTGCATAGCCTCTGCTTTCATGTAAGGAATGTAATTAAGAGGCGTCACTACTCGTATGTTTTTCATATACCTCAAATATACTTTGTGTCTAACTATGTTTGTTATAGGGAAATTTACGAGAGGCCGTGTCCCGAATTTACTATGTATATCCCGTAACTGTATAGAGTCAGACTGATAATACATCCATTCAATGGGATTCCTAACACACTCCGTTGAATAATTGGCTCCAGTCAATATGTATTTGACTTTATATTTCTCTGCAAAATTATACATCGTAGCAAAAAATGCGTG from Nitrospirota bacterium includes these protein-coding regions:
- a CDS encoding LPS biosynthesis protein yields the protein HAFFATMYNFAEKYKVKYILTGANYSTECVRNPIEWMYYQSDSIQLRDIHSKFGTRPLVNFPITNIVRHKVYLRYMKNIRVVTPLNYIPYMKAEAMQLLVDNFGWQPYPQKHFESRFTKFYEGYWLPRKFGYDTRKVQFSSLILTNQMTREEALERLSKLPYDEDTISQDFEYVATKLGISVEELQGYMDGPNKSYKDYKSQESIYAVGSRLMKFAGLELGGKR